From the Hemicordylus capensis ecotype Gifberg chromosome 1, rHemCap1.1.pri, whole genome shotgun sequence genome, the window AAAATATCCACACACAAAATAACAATCTGTAAAATGTACTGCAAAATGCAAAAGCAGCATAAAAACTTCCACAGGCGAAAACAATGCTAGAATCATGCTAAGAGCACAGTCATCAAAGAAACCAAGCAAAGATGTGCCCATTGGTAAAAAGCGACCTCAGCTTCCAAAGGCTTACTCGCATAGCCAGTTTATATCTAAAGGTGACCACAGAGGCAGTAAGATGTATTTCCAGTAGGAGGGTATTCCACACAGTGACTGAGAATGCCTGTTCATGTGTCCCCACCAAATGAGACTCCGCTGGCAGAAGAATTTGCAAGAGGTCCCTCTCACCGTTCTTAAAGGGCAGGCAGATCAGATGCATAGCATCTAGGTTTGGTCTCCTCTCGTTATTAGGCTAGTTTCAAATCTGCTGTTTTGGGATAAGGTGCTCAAGAGGGTAAAGGCAAGCCAACTCTAAGTGCTGCTGGATGAAATTGGATATCTAGACCTCTGCCTCTGCCCTGGCtttgggatggaaactgcctttgtCATCCTGGTCGACAGTCTACACCAGGAACTGGACATGGGGACTGTCTCCCTGTTGTTTCTGCTGGACCtcccagcagcttttgatactattgaccaagatacccttctggactgcctggccAGGGTGGGTCTGGATGGTATGGTAgttccagtcctacctagagggcagattccagaaggcggtaatggggggtggggggtgggggctgctgttcagtaggagagccaatccaGAGTTAAATGAATTACTTGTTCTGAATTGGGTAGTACAtgccctgaaagatcaggtttgcagcttggggaTGTTCCTGGACCTGGCTCAGCTCTTAGGTAACTAGATGGCGGCTGTGTGTCCAGAAGTGCTTATGCACAATTATGCACAAGTGCTTGTGTACCAACACTGACCACTATCCCCGCTTGCCTTGATCGCATTGAgcctggattattgcaatgcactcctATGCAGGGCTGCTCTTGAAAAGTGTCTAGAAATGGCAGCTAGTCCAGGATGCTCCAGCTTTTCTCCAGAGCCCAGTATACAGGTCATGTCACCCCTATACTTGGTCATCTTCATTGGCTCTGTTTCTGGGTACAACTCAAGGTGCTGATTGTTACCCTTAAAGCCCCAAACAGGTTAGGGCCAGGGTACCTTAAGGACCACCTTCTCCTGTATCCACCTGTCTGAACACAGACAGATCCTTGTTCTGGGTCCCTCCTTTTTCAGAGGCCTTTTTGTTATGGCACCAGCTTatggggctcctcctccttcaagTCTTGACAGGCCCCTACCCTGGCATCATTTCACAGGCAGGTGAAGCCTTTTTTGTGTCAATCATTGAAACAATATCTCAGTGTGAATATCTATGCTGCTGTCTCTCCTCTTTATGTACTGTGCTACATTTTGCTTTTTGTAGGCATTCATACTCTGTTGTTTTTTTGCTGTTTAATTGCTTTATTTCTGTATTTTGTCTTCAGTACTTGTGGTACTTCAGTACCTGTGGTAGAAAGATTCAgtttaaaaattgaataaataaatctaaaaaatCCTTACCTTAAGATGCCTCTCAGGGTTTAAGGAATTGCGCACAAGAGAATGCAGATCCAAATTAACATACAAGCATGGATGCTGTCTCTTGTTGCTTTCATCAGGGGATATGCATCTGGCTGTACATTCTCATGCTGAGACCCCAGCTACCTTGCAAGAGTTTGCACATACAGCAATTGATAATTCCACCCCACAGTGGAAAGTAAAGCAGATGGAATCATGCCAAACTGGGTTTGGAATAATTGTTGTGGAATTGCAGTATTTACAGTAGAAATCAAACCTACCACAGCATCCAGATGTGGCTGGTCAGTGGAAGAGGCAGGGGCAAAACATTCGACTCTTTATTAACAAGGATGTTCAATTACTTCATTCTGCTTTTTAATGTTATCTGTAGGGGGATATGATGAAAATGACGTACTGTTCACATGGCTGAGAGGAAATGATTCAGTCCATGGCCTTGAAAACCTACGCCTCTCTCAGTATACAGTGCAGCATTATTACACCCTTTTAACAACATCACATCAGGAAACGGGTAAAGTAAAACATCAGAAGTGAAGAGTACATAGCTGATAGGAGAGTACATATCTGCCACATCTGATTATTCTAAAAAGCATGACGTCACATCATTGCAGCCCTTCAGACAGAGCTTTCCCCCTACCTGGGGGTTTTACAAACAGGGCTCTCCCctcaaatccactcctgattggagtgtgccagtccatatattcgctggatttaacccaacctccctgtgggctatcagggaccaggacagacagggttttgtttttcaccgaagggaggctgcgaattctggcttagcccgagttatgtccggggtaaaaaaatcctctatttccagtagcttttgaaaaaaacctccagggcttctggcttctccgaaggtgttgatggaggtgctgatggctatgtgaatgttccatctaatccctcaaattaaaatgcctcgaatctgctgcgaagcagattcactcttcagataccccagagGCATAGAgctatgtgtgaaaaacctcctggagaggCTAGGAATTAAACTGGAGTTCTTCTGCATGAAagtagatgttctgccactgagctatggctgctCGCCTTGGAAAGACCCTCCTCATTCTGCATAAGaagcagatgcactaccactTAAGCTATAGACCCTCCCCTTAGGAAGCCCATCCGCATGCTCCACAGGTAGAAACACCAAATTTGGGCTCATCTTCTCCCCTGTATCTCTTGTTGTACAGCAATGGAATAAACACTGGCTCAAGTTGGTGTACTGTAGATGCTTTCTTTTCATGGCACATGTTTTATCTCTCTGACTAGGCAATTATCCAAGACTGATATTGCAGTTTGAGCTCAAGAGAAATATACTTTATTTCATTCTGGAGACGTACGTGCCATCCACTCTGCTTGTTGTTCTGTCTTGGGTTTCTTTCTGGATCACCCTTGATTCCGTTCCTGCAAGAACGTGTATCGGTGAGCTATTATCTCAAGTAGGCATTATTATAGGCATATAAAAGATGAGAGAGCGTGCGAAATTGTATGATTTATATAGAGTACAAACTGTGTTGACTGTAATAAGTAGAATTTTGTTCTACCAGCATTTCTAGAGCTGAAATGAATAACCACAGATTTGGAAGCAGGTAATTTTCCAATTTCACAACTCAAATTTGTAATGAGAAATACGGAATACATGAATTGAATTAACAAGTTGAATATGAAATATTGAACTCAAAATTGGAATGTTTTAGATGCGTTggtatttattgatttgattttggCAGGCTTCAAATATGAGATTTCTTGAGATTTCTGTCAACTGTCAATTAATAATTCGCATTTCACATTAGCTACCAAATGCTGTCAGATACTACCATTATATGTGGTCTATTAGATGTTTTCAAACTGCAAATAACATTATCTGTCAAGATCAAATACCGTCAACATTCCATATAATTACATGTCAATCATAAAAGACAGTCAAATATGATATATCAAATGGTTTCAAACTGTTTTCCAAGGACGCAGAAGAAGATCAGCAATGGAAGACAAACCATTTTTGAAAGACATCTTGCCCACATATAGATCTGTCTGTGCAATGCATAGTAATAGGGGAATATCGGATATATTCTAGTTCAGTTCATACTGAAGACAATGAAGCCTAAGAGTGTCCCATGGATCTGAATGTGTACACTAGAACATATCCCAGAATCTCTTGCATCATACAACATTCCTTGGCACATAAGTTGATGTGGAAAGTGTTTCCTAAAGACCAGATATTTGAAAACCACTATGATATACTACTGTTATGTAATCTATCAAATACTGTTAAAAACGAAATACACTTCAAATATCAAAGAGCATCTGAATAATATTTGATAGCAACCTGTGCCAAGAAGAGTTTTGGGGAGCAAACTAATTTCTACTCTAACACATTTCATCGTGCGAACAGCAAGTTTGATCCAACCAGACACCCAATTTAGCTTTAAGGATTATTATTGCCATGCAAAAACACACTAGATAAAGTATTATGCTTGCTTTTCAGAACAAAAGGCACACGCCTTCAGGTAATCAAACAGTATAGTTGCATAGGTGGCACCTGAGCTGCAGAGAGAGGGCAGCAAGGCCCCACCCCGGACAGTcactcccctttccccccagtattGGAGTGTGTtgaaggaaagacactttttACATACTCCGGATGTTTTTCTTTATTATCatcaacacacaacacacacagagagagcagttTTGCATTTCAGTGTATGTTTAGGATGGAATCATTAACATGCAAAACATTGTTGTTTCTCTTCCAGAAATCTAACATTTGGGATAAAACTTGTTCCCTCCCAAATATCCTTCTTCCCTTCTGTGTCTCCTCTTCAcatttttctggtgccaccactgacacAGCAACCCAGGGCTGCACACACATAGCCCTGTCAGAAAACTGGCAGTGATGCCAATGAAATCTGGTTGTGTGTTTCTCCTCCTGAGGAATTCATTGGGGGCAATCCAACTTTTCACAGGTGACTGTAGAGAACAATCTAATTTGGAAGAAGTTCTCTCTAATGAACTGATGTAGAGTACTAGTTATGAGAATAAGCTATGATCCAGAAGGTATAAACTGTTTGGTTGATCTTAAGCAAGCCAGAATTTCTTAACCTCAGCACCAcccctcactgccaccacatacCATAGAGTTAATAACACAGACTGAGTAtagacaccttaagtggtgcattggggaaatgcttgactaacaggcagaaggttgccagttcaaatccccgctggtactatatcgggcagcagcgatataggaagatgctgaaaggcatcatctcatactgcatgggaggaggcaatggtaaacccctcctgcattctaccaaagaaaactacagggctttgtgggagccaggagttgaaatcaacttgacagcacactttaccttacttcaTAGAGTGGTTGTAAGAATTACTTTGAGTGCTTAAGAAAACAACTATATAAACAtcattaagtattattattattactattttgatattagaatgctttccatcagatTCCTATATGAACAGATCTACATAAGAGAGAGTCCTAACTGAAATCTGCATAGTTTTCAATGGCAGTATATCAGAACATGTCTGCTGTTTGTGACCCTTAGCTTATGAGAGGATATTTGATCACAGGTTTGCCATCCTTATGGAAACCTAGGAGGAAACAAGAGACAAAATATTCTTCTGTCTTCCAGTAAAATGTTTTCCACTTTACTTTCCAGGAGTAACAACTGTTCTGTCGATGACAACTCTGATGATGGGCTCACGAACCTCAGTAACAAAAACCAATGGCTTCATAAAGGCCATTGATGTTTACCTTGGCATCTGCTTCAGCTTTATATTTGGCGCTTTGGTGGAATATGCAGTTGCTCACTATATCTCATCTCAAAAATGTGCAGCTAAGAAGCCCCAAAAGGTAAAAACAAACTCTCACACAGATTTGTTTTTAAGGAGTGATTGTGCACGTATATTGTAGAGTTTTCTTTTTAACATGAAAGTGgggtataagtaaataaataaatataatgaactCAAGGATTAGCCTTGCTACTGAGGCCACCATCAAAGTGAACCAAGCACCTCTATTAGCCCATTTATCAAAAGCACCTCACAGATATCAGAGCtgaaattttaaaatagttttcaaAATCCTCCTCGCAAGCCACCTGCTGAGGCAGTTTCTGTTTCAAATATAAACATCCGTTTCAGCCCCAGCGTTAGTATCTCAGAATAGTTTTCTGGCTTAAAATGCATTTCATTGAAGGCATGAAAACGTTATTTGAGATATGTGCAAAGCTGTGtcagaattaggggtgtgcaagctggctcagttCGAGCCAGGCTCAATATCAAACTGGCTCGGCTTGACAGGTTCAGGGTCAGACCAGACTGGCCTctgctggtccgagttcaaaccgaactggactGAGGTTCAAACCAAACCGTTTTGAAGCtcttctggtaaaggggaatccggtgaggattcccctttatcagaaaaggggcaggggggcttccctaagagtagagcaggtgggaggggagtcactTACTACTAACAAGTCCCAGTGGCGGTGGCGGTATCTCCAGTCAATTAAAAGATTGAAGTCTTTGTTTTGCAGTAATTtatggaaaattaaacagaacaTGAAAAACATGGTTTATAAAGTCACATAGGTGCATTTAACACACCTTGACATACCCTCAACTGCAGTTCTATTGTGACACTAGCCAAGTTCTTTCTGAGGCAGTAAACCTATGTCTCAGTTGGACTACTTCAGTCTATAGGTGGGCCCTCATATGATGGAATTGTTCCTCACCAAAACAGATAGATAGAATAGGAAAAAATAAGCAAGTCAAGGATCAGGAGTgtggctacaattgaacaagggggtgaaacaaatatccctgggccctCGAGGGAGCAGGGCCCACAGactgggtgacagcttgttctttgctttcctctttgtgcctctctgaagaagaaggcatctttactttttgtcccagggcccactccaaccttgctatgcaaGGAGGTCTAGAAGTTCTTTCTGACATCTAGAGGCTGTTCTGACAAGAGCCTGGCCTGTGCTAGGCTGCTTATGTGGAGAGCCGGGATCTGTGAGGATTGCGCCCGCCCAGCCTAACCTCCCtcctaagcctggctcttagctgaggttaaaggagtgagtgctccctcaacctggctgccaggattgtgtgtctcctcaggctgcacagcctgaggagacatagagacgggcacctagagagtgaccatctgatgggggatcccatcaatgcactgtgctcatgacgcagtgcattgtgggatatccggaggctgggatacatcatcccagcctccggagtgCCATGCTACATGGCACagtgcagattgtctgggagtgcgatcaatgctcccagcagcatttctttgatcgtctggggtggtggtgagttggagcagcctccacccccacccgcctgcacccccccccccagttatatGAATGGCCCcctagttttctatgtggagggAATTTTGTATATGAAAAAGTATTCAGTCAGGTGAGCCTCCTGAAGTGGTGTAGCCCGGATTCAGGTTTAGCTCCAGAGGGAGAACTAGGTTGCTatactctgaaggagttaaaatATATCTGTCTGATGTAGGCACTAGGATAACAGGAGAAACGTGTAAAGATGGGGAAACCTGGACTCAGGAACAGATAACTAGTGAAAGAACTTGTGTGCTTCCATCAAAGTATATCTGATGATATCAGTTTCCTCTGTGGAGGCAAGCAGTCCATTAAAGCATAGGACTGACCAGGGAAAGAGGGATGAATCCTCTCTCTAATGCAACCTACGCAATGTGTGCCTGAAGTCAGGGACAGAGTTTGCCTTCTCAGGGAAGAGGCAAGTGCACTACCAGAAGTCAAAATAAGACCATCAAAGAAATGGGTATGTCACTAATTTTGAATAATAATATATTGTTGCACCTATTAAGAAATAATATCTGAAGTAGTTTCAGAATCACACAGCCTGGTCTTAAAAGTGTGTAAATATTCACACTCTGGCTGGTGATTTCCAGAAACTTAGCAAAGTAACTACAATCCATGGACTAATGGAGTAACTAATGAATGATGGTACAGTTTCCATCAGTAATGGTTAAAAGGTAACTTTTTTGAGGGGAAAATCATGAATCTTGGGGTCAGGAGTTCCCAAatatgttgtaaaccatccaaGTATATGTTCACTGAGTGCCTAGACAGGATATTAATTTTTGGCCCCTCAGGCTCTTGTATTAGTGAACCAGTATTTGACTACTGCTAAAATATGCAGGGGTGTTTTAATCCCAGAACCAATGCATGTTAGTAGAGTCAGCTCAAACGTTTGCCTTCTGCAGTTGTATTTTGGTGAATCATTTACTAAATAGTCATACATTTACATCATCTATCAGTAATATTCGCATTTTCTAGGGTTCATCAAATGATGTTACCAGAGAAATTGAAGATGTCAGCCTCACCAACATTCTTAACACTTCCATCACCAGTTACAATCAAAAGATAAACTTTGCTGCCATTGATAACGTCACGTATGGTGGTTTACCCATGAACTCAAAGGATAAAATTCGATTTATCGTGAAGAACAAAATGCACAAAGTCATTGGCTATTTCACAATTCGCAATCCAAGCAACATTGATCATTATTCAAAACTGCTGTTTCCTTTGTTTTTTATGGTAGTCAATATGTTTTACTGGGCTTATTACTTGTATGTTTAGAAAAGCAAAAAGTTCTACACAGAATGGAAATTAAGCCTGGGCCATAACAATGTACTCAGGAGTTCAGCTGACATGAATAATATCATGGTTGTTGAGTATGCCAGGTGATTCCCTTTGACTTGGAAATGATGGTCTATTCATTAGTATGTGGTGACTTTGGGAAAAGGCTCATAGGCTTTAAATAATGAATATGTGTCTCACTAAACTGGAATTTAGGATCTCTCTGAA encodes:
- the GABRP gene encoding gamma-aminobutyric acid receptor subunit pi isoform X1, with the translated sequence MCYSYYPSTRVWLFLLFQGKCILGHNVDSSPDYRAASSLPGFGNLTQGYNRYLRPNFGGKPVMVAMSLDVASISSISESDMDYTATIYLRQRWTDPRLVFQGNKSFTLDARLVKYLWVPDTYIVESKRSFLHEVTVENRLIRLFSNGTVLYALRITTTVACNMDLSKYPLDTQTCKLQMESWGYDENDVLFTWLRGNDSVHGLENLRLSQYTVQHYYTLLTTSHQETGNYPRLILQFELKRNILYFILETYVPSTLLVVLSWVSFWITLDSVPARTCIGVTTVLSMTTLMMGSRTSVTKTNGFIKAIDVYLGICFSFIFGALVEYAVAHYISSQKCAAKKPQKGSSNDVTREIEDVSLTNILNTSITSYNQKINFAAIDNVTYGGLPMNSKDKIRFIVKNKMHKVIGYFTIRNPSNIDHYSKLLFPLFFMVVNMFYWAYYLYV
- the GABRP gene encoding gamma-aminobutyric acid receptor subunit pi isoform X2, which translates into the protein MVAMSLDVASISSISESDMDYTATIYLRQRWTDPRLVFQGNKSFTLDARLVKYLWVPDTYIVESKRSFLHEVTVENRLIRLFSNGTVLYALRITTTVACNMDLSKYPLDTQTCKLQMESWGYDENDVLFTWLRGNDSVHGLENLRLSQYTVQHYYTLLTTSHQETGNYPRLILQFELKRNILYFILETYVPSTLLVVLSWVSFWITLDSVPARTCIGVTTVLSMTTLMMGSRTSVTKTNGFIKAIDVYLGICFSFIFGALVEYAVAHYISSQKCAAKKPQKGSSNDVTREIEDVSLTNILNTSITSYNQKINFAAIDNVTYGGLPMNSKDKIRFIVKNKMHKVIGYFTIRNPSNIDHYSKLLFPLFFMVVNMFYWAYYLYV